One window of the Lodderomyces elongisporus chromosome 6, complete sequence genome contains the following:
- the MDJ1 gene encoding mdj1 protein precursor (BUSCO:EOG09263E49) has product MYMRISAATLKVNIQCTRIGARARIGARNRPYFNQSSGIKITQRSFHASSRKLIDYDPYQTLGIDKSADAKQIKKAYYDLVKKYHPDVNKEKGVEKRFHKIQQSYEILRDKEKKAQYDQFGKGAFDENGNPSPFGGAQGQNPFGGGGGGGNPFAGFGGGASGGGNPFGNMGFDFEDLFREAFTGGRGGAGRGTGGSRAHFVTEHVGDNVEVLKQIPFKESIFGGQATINYKVLDSCNTCKGSGLKDGAKKKTCPTCHGSGQTSHVMGGFHMASTCPTCQGAGVTIPRADECGTCHGNGVQETPKSTTIDIPPGIANGSRIRIPGAGDAPYVAKDEYNQTRNGDLIVRINVEKDPVFKRENNNLVVEKEIMMTTASLGGEIIVPTIDGQKIKLKIRPGVQSGRKLVIPEKGVPINRNVNNRGDLDVVLNVKTLVPETPTQTALLEALADAFDDKNAKRTDADWQLELDPDAKTEKLHEIDEKDLHPSKLARIGKVLGKFLNFDSNGKSKDGNA; this is encoded by the exons ATGTAT ATGAGAATATCAGCAGCAACATTGAAGGTTAATATACAATGTACGAGAATTGGAGCCAGGGCTAGGATCGGAGCTAGAAACAGACCATACTTCAATCAAAGTCTGGGGATCAAGATCACCCAAAGACTGTTCCATGCATCTCTGAGAAAGCTCATTGATTACGATCCATACCAGACTCTTGGTATTGACAAATCAGCCGATGCAAAACAGATCAAAAAGGCATACTATGACTTGGTGAAGAAATACCATCCTGATGTCAATAAGGAGAAAGGTGTAGAGAAACGATTCCACAAGATCCAACAGAGTTATGAGATACTTCGAGacaaggagaaaaaagcCCAATACGACCAATTCGGTAAAGGTGcttttgatgaaaatggaaacCCAAGTCCGTTTGGTGGCGCTCAGGGCCAGAACCcttttggtggtggtggtggcggAGGCAACCCATTTGCCGgatttggtggtggtgccaGTGGAGGAGGCAACCCATTTGGAAATATGggatttgattttgaagatTTGTTTAGAGAAGCTTTTACCGGTGGAAGAGGTGGTGCAGGCAGAGGTACGGGAGGCAGCAGAGCCCACTTTGTTACAGAGCATGTTGGAGATAACGTTGAGGTGCTCAAGCAAATACCATTTAAGGAAAGTATTTTCGGTGGCCAGGCTACCATCAACTATAAAGTGCTAGACTCGTGTAATACTTGTAAAGGAAGTGGATTAAAAGACGGTGctaagaaaaagacatgTCCAACATGTCATGGAAGTGGTCAAACTTCGCATGTTATGGGTGGATTCCATATGGCCTCTACATGTCCAACTTGTCAGGGTGCTGGTGTAACAATCCCTAGAGCAGATGAGTGTGGTACATGTCACGGCAATGGAGTTCAGGAAACACCCAAATCAACCACCATCGACATCCCACCTGGTATTGCGAATGGATCTAGAATTAGAATCCCTGGTGCAGGAGATGCTCCATATGTAGCAAAAGATGAGTACAACCAGACACGTAATGGTGATTTGATTGTGCGAATAAACGTTGAAAAAGATCCGGTCTTTAAGCGTGAAAACAATAACTTGGTTGTCGAAAAGGAGATTATGATGACCACTGCATCATTGGGTGGTGAGATCATTGTACCGACTATCGATGGACAAAAGATTAAGCTCAAGATTAGACCTGGTGTCCAAAGTGGCCGTAAACTCGTTATACCTGAAAAGGGAGTACCAATCAACAGAAATGTTAATAATAGAGGCGATTTGGATGTTGTGTTGAACGTCAAGACTTTGGTTCCAGAAACACCAACACAAACGGCATTGCTCGAAGCATTGGCCGATGCCTTTGACGACAAGAATGCAAAGAGAACAGATGCAGACTGGCAGTTGGAGTTGGATCCAGATGCAAAGACGGAGAAGCTACACGAAATAGATGAAAAGGATTTGCACCCTTCAAAATTGGCAAGGATTGGAAAAGTTTTGGGCAAGTTTTTAAACTTTGACAGTAATGGCAAATCTAAAGATGGTAATGCCTGA
- the LAP4 gene encoding vacuolar aminopeptidase 1 (MEROPS:MER0001255), with amino-acid sequence MGQFGYIESDGSIVSITTDEDYSSDDSVETYSAASDDNNNDLSDSIGNSIGNSSSASFNEGETSNFMMPQIRASQYIHVENGLTKEEPCSIDIGHGVTKRSPTISPSSSPASASAPTTAPTTTPTTASSNNEKPGDPFQAYYDAYADQFLKFISSNPTTYHVIKHFGSLLEHNNFKYYSQAKPLKHLTPGFYYTTRADQTLVAFVIGGQWQPQHGSCFVGSHCDALSVKLNPRGSLHTNANGYELLGVAPYSGSLNDNWLNRDLGLAGSVLVRNSETGKVERKLINSAPSPIAVIPQFAPHFGLQGGHYNKQTQTVPIVSYNTQELTPTKEEKQSKFYKKHSLRLLRFISKQTGAPLDSIVDFDLDLVDVQQSCRGGLSNEFIFSPSLDDRLCAFDSIYGLIEFSQSFFLDNDISDYNGLAGVYLANNEEIGSLTSTGAHGGFLVDNLRSIVQAKANDITIEEAVARLITNTVFLSSDVTHAMNPNFKEVYLEHNFPLPNTGPSIKFDSNAHVLSDSFGKEFLDRIVANLQGIQLQQFHIRNDSRSGGTIGPIMASSKRGLNGAKLIIDVGLPILSMHSIRSVAGYKDVGMGVRFFKEVFGRWHEVIKGME; translated from the coding sequence ATGGGCCAATTTGGGTATATTGAAAGTGATGGTAGTATAGTCTCAATTACTACCGATGAAGATTATCTGAGCGATGACAGTGTGGAGACATATTCTGCTGCGAGTGACgacaataataatgatttaAGTGACTCCATTGGTAATTCCATTGGCAATTCTAGTAGTGCTTCATTTAATGAGGGTGAAACGAGCAATTTTATGATGCCTCAAATACGTGCAAGTCAATACATCCATGTTGAGAATGGTTTAACTAAAGAAGAACCTTGCTCAATTGACATTGGACATGGCGTAACTAAAAGGAGTCCCACcatttctccttcttcctctcctgcttctgcttctgcacCCACTACTGCACCCACTACTACACCCACCACTGCATCCTCCAATAATGAGAAACCTGGTGACCCTTTCCAAGCATACTACGATGCATATGCTGaccaatttctcaaattcaTATCCTCCAATCCCACTACATACCACGTAATTAAACACTTTGGGTCCCTTCTCGAACACAATAACTTCAAATATTACTCGCAAGCAAAACCACTAAAACATTTGACACCCGGATTCTACTATACCACACGAGCAGACCAAACATTGGTAGCTTTTGTAATTGGTGGCCAATGGCAACCCCAGCATGGATCGTGCTTTGTAGGTAGTCATTGTGATGCTTTAAGCGTAAAATTAAACCCACGAGGTCTGTTGCATACTAATGCCAATGGGTACGAGTTACTTGGTGTTGCTCCATACTCGGGTAGTTTAAACGATAACTGGTTAAACAGAGATTTGGGTTTAGCTGGAAGCGTCTTGGTTCGTAATTCAGAAACTGGGAAAGTGGAAAGAAAGTTGATCAACTCTGCACCATCGCCAATTGCCGTTATCCCTCAATTTGCACCTCACTTTGGTTTACAAGGTGGTCACTACAATAAACAGACGCAAACTGTGCCAATCGTTTCTTACAATACTCAAGAACTAACACCaacgaaagaagaaaagcaaagtaAATTCTATAAGAAACACTCGTTAAGGTTATTAAGATTCATCAGCAAGCAAACAGGTGCTCCACTTGATTCCATCGTTGACTttgatttggatttggtgGATGTTCAACAAAGCTGCAGAGGTGGATTGTCCAAtgaatttatttttctgcCGAGTCTTGATGACAGACTTTGTGCATTTGATTCAATCTATGGATTGATTGAATTTAGTCAAAGCTTTTTTCTCGATAATGACATTTCAGACTATAACGGGTTGGCAGGTGTATACTTGGCCAACAATGAAGAGATTGGCAGTTTAACTTCAACTGGAGCCCATGGAGGCTTTTTGGTGGACAATTTACGATCCATCGTTCAAGCTAAAGCAAATGACATAACCATTGAAGAAGCTGTGGCACGTTTAATTACCAACACAGTATTCCTTTCAAGCGATGTAACACATGCCATGAATCCAAACTTCAAAGAGGTTTACCTTGAACACAATTTCCCGTTGCCCAACACGGGTCCTTCAATCAAGTTTGACTCGAATGCACATGTGTTGAGTGACTCTTTTGGTAAAGAGTTCTTGGACAGGATAGTTGCAAATTTGCAAGGTAttcaactacaacaatTTCACATAAGGAACGATTCAAGGTCGGGTGGCACTATTGGACCGATTATGGCTAGTAGCAAAAGAGGTTTGAATGGTGCGAAATTGATTATTGATGTAGGACTTCCTATATTAAGCATGCATTCTATCAGAAGCGTAGCTGGCTATAAAGATGTAGGGATGGGTGTACGGTTCTTTAAGGAAGTATTTGGTAGATGGCATGAGGTAATCAAGGGCATGGAGTAA
- the PRS1_3 gene encoding ribose-phosphate pyrophosphokinase 1, which translates to MRKCKVFVGSSHPELGQLVCERLGVEPAPCTLKKFSNGETSVQIGVSVRDEDVYIIQSGSPHINDHIMELLILISACRGGSANKITAVIPQFPYSKQSKMKKHRGAITARMLANLLVMAGADHVVSMDLHASQMQGFFTKPVDNLFGAPTLARWIRHNIPDWENSVVVSKNPGGTKRVTALADSLKINFAMIHTDRRRTQDEYARKKALKKAKIIDEDGVDSNGKDNIVNELQTARIVQGHVVDDDYQCKSANCKKGEVADENSVLCDSNGTHLTKHNIVDSDVLGGSYDVANSDDEDDGPLVEEKLITLVGDVKDKVAIILDDMIDKPNSFIAAAEHLRLNCGAKAVYVVGTHGVFNDTCLDALTDSKCIDKIVVTNTYPIPKEEIEAHKDKLVVIDVSPIFAECIRRDHFGESISVLFDSLAAVE; encoded by the coding sequence ATGCGTAAATGCAAGGTGTTTGTTGGATCATCACATCCTGAACTCGGCCAACTCGTTTGTGAACGTTTAGGCGTTGAACCAGCGCCATGTACCTTGAAGAAATTTAGCAATGGAGAAACTTCAGTGCAGATAGGAGTTAGTGTCAGAGATGAGGATGTATACATCATCCAGAGTGGCTCACCTCATATCAATGACCATATTATGgagttgttgattttgatcaGTGCATGTCGTGGTGGAAGTGCCAATAAAATTACTGCTGTGATTCCACAATTTCCATACAGCAAGCAGAGTAAGATGAAGAAACACCGTGGTGCTATTACAGCAAGAATGTTGGCCAATTTGTTGGTCATGGCTGGTGCCGACCATGTTGTGAGCATGGACTTGCATGCTAGTCAGATGCAAGGCTTTTTCACAAAGCCAGTTGACAATTTATTTGGTGCACCTACATTGGCCAGATGGATTCGCCACAATATTCCAGATTGGGAAAactctgttgttgtttcaaAGAATCCGGGTGGTACAAAGAGGGTAACTGCTTTGGCAGACTCGCTCAAGATCAACTTTGCCATGATTCATACCgatagaagaagaacacaGGATGAGTATGCTAGAAAGAAGGCATTGAAAAAGGCCAAGATTATCGATGAAGATGGAGTTGACTCTAATGGAAAAGACAATATTGTTAATGAGCTCCAAACGGCGAGAATAGTTCAAGGACACGTTGTCGATGATGATTACCAATGCAAGAGTGCAAATTGTAAAAAGGGAGAGGTTGCTGATGAAAACAGCGTGCTTTGCGATTCAAATGGAACTCACTTGACAAAACACAATATAGTAGACAGCGATGTCCTTGGTGGCTCATATGATGTGGCCAACTCagacgatgaagatgatgggCCATTAGTAGAGGAGAAATTGATTACCTTAGTTGGAGATGTTAAGGACAAGGTTGCAATTATTTTGGACGACATGATTGATAAACCAAATTCATTTATTGCTGCGGCAGAGCACTTGAGATTAAACTGTGGTGCCAAGGCTGTATATGTTGTGGGAACACATGGTGTATTCAATGATACTTGTTTGGATGCCTTGACTGACTCAAAGTGTATCGACAAGATTGTTGTTACAAACACATACCCAAttccaaaagaagaaatcgAAGCACACAAGGATAAATTGGTTGTGATTGACGTTTCACCAATCTTTGCTGAGTGTATCAGAAGAGACCATTTTGGTGAATCCATCTCTGTTTTGTTCGACTCATTGGCAGCAGTAGAGTAG